From Dermochelys coriacea isolate rDerCor1 chromosome 9, rDerCor1.pri.v4, whole genome shotgun sequence, one genomic window encodes:
- the GPR87 gene encoding G-protein coupled receptor 87 has protein sequence MVTDYHLGQDDIISTNSTTGLLGNATQNEFTTIVLPVLYLIIFLASILLNGLAVWIFFHIRNKTSFIFYLKNIVVADLLMTLTFPFKIIQDSRLGPLHFNFFLCRYSTVLFYANMYTTIVFLGLISIDRYLKVVKPFGDSRMYSITFTKILSACVWVVMAFLALPNLILTNEYPTKKNIDDCIKLKTPLGVKWHEAVIYINTCMFVSVLIVLIGCYIAISRYIYKSSKQFISSSSRKRKHNQSIRVVVAVFFTCFLPYHLCRIPFTFSHIDKLLDDSAHKILYYCKEMTLFLSACNVCLDPIIYFFMCRSFSRRLFKKSNIRTRSESIRSLQSVRRSEVRIYHEYTDV, from the coding sequence ATTATCATCTGGGCCAAGACGACATTATTTCAACTAATTCCACTACAGGTCTACTTGGGAATGCCACACAAAATGAATTTACAACCATTGTTTTGCCAGTGCTTTACCTCATCATATTCCTGGCAAGCATCTTACTGAACGGTCTAGCGGTATGGATTTTCTTCcacatcagaaacaaaacaagttttatCTTTTACCTCAAAAACATTGTGGTTGCAGACCTCCTAATGACACTgacatttccatttaaaataattcaagACTCAAGACTGGGACCATTGCACTTCAACTTTTTTCTATGCAGATATTCCACAGTTTTGTTTTATGCAAACATGTATACTACAATTGTGTTTCTTGGACTCATTAGCATTGACCGGTATCTGAAAGTGGTAAAGCCATTTGGGGATTCCAGAATGTACAGTATTACTTTCACCAAGATTTTGTCTGCATGTGTTTGGGTTGTTATGGCTTTTCTAGCCTTACCAAATTTGATTCTTACCAATGAATAtccaacaaagaaaaatatagatGACTGCATAAAACTTAAAACTCCCTTGGGAGTAAAATGGCATGAAGCAGTCATTTATATCAATACCTGTATGTTTGTATCAGTACTTATAGTACTAATAGGTTGCTACATTGCTATATCCAGGTACATATACAAATCAAGCAAGCAATTTATTAGCTCATCAAGCAGAAAACGAAAACACAACCAAAGCATAAGAGTTGTTGTGGCTGTCTTTTTCACATGCTTTCTCCCATATCATTTGTGTAGAATACCCTTTACTTTTAGCCACATAGATAAACTTTTAGATGATTCAGCACATAAAATTCTGTACTACTGCAAGGAAATGACACTTTTCCTGTCTGCATGTAATGTATGTCTGGATCCAATCATCTACTTTTTCATGTGTAGATCATTTTCACGAAGGCTGTTCAAGAAATCAAATATCCGAACCAGGAGTGAAAGCATCAGGTCACTTCAAAGCGTCAGAAGATCAGAAGTACGCATATATCATGAATACACGGATGTGTGA